In Tubulanus polymorphus chromosome 2, tnTubPoly1.2, whole genome shotgun sequence, a single window of DNA contains:
- the LOC141899148 gene encoding uncharacterized protein LOC141899148, with protein MSGMYYKVIPKAKAVKMYGYQKASPEKIEMINQRMLKPTNASMYGLVEYKGDGQFRKRPHTACVCSRAPDDAVMTPNNKVYVDERTLNRIIRRLRTPTFCSQIGNADKDTDEMETDLQKFVRTKPISDAEEKKRLKRLMRPTTATNQKKVGCCYICEDSRNSDIMKECFCDDKVVPEAELEEIVWRMQKTTNASKGGKDMCRKAPEATKITIAYDRLPLMSGLPRTRKVNDIVNRLYKPKSNGDYYYRTGHAKQQHRSRSAQARMC; from the coding sequence ATGAGCGGAATGTACTATAAAGTAATACCAAAGGCTAAAGCCGTGAAGATGTATGGATACCAAAAAGCTAGCCCAGAAAAGATCGAAATGATCAATCAAAGAATGCTGAAACCGACAAACGCGTCTATGTATGGCTTAGTCGAGTATAAAGGCGATGGACAATTTCGGAAACGTCCGCATACAGCCTGCGTGTGTTCAAGGGCTCCGGACGATGCGGTAATGACGCCAAACAACAAAGTTTACGTCGATGAAAGAACTCTAAATCGTATTATTCGCCGTCTAAGAACTCCGACGTTTTGTAGTCAAATTGGTAATGCAGATAAGGATACGGACGAAATGGAGACTGATTTGCAGAAATTTGTTCGCACGAAACCAATTTCAGACGCTGAAGAGAAAAAGCGCTTGAAACGATTAATGCGACCGACGACTGCCACCAATCAAAAGAAAGTCGGTTGTTGTTACATTTGTGAAGATTCGAGAAATTCGGATATCATGAAAGAGTGTTTTTGCGACGATAAAGTCGTGCCGGAGGCCGAATTAGAGGAAATAGTTTGGCGAATGCAAAAAACAACGAACGCTTCAAAGGGCGGGAAAGATATGTGTCGAAAGGCTCCCGAAGCGACAAAAATTACGATAGCATACGATCGGCTACCATTAATGAGTGGTCTGCCAAGAACGAGAAAAGTTAATGACATCGTTAACAGACTCTATAAGCCAAAATCGAATGGGGATTACTATTACAGAACAGGACATGCTAAACAGCAGCACCGTTCACGATCAGCTCAAGCCAGAATGTGCTAG
- the LOC141899364 gene encoding uncharacterized protein LOC141899364, with protein MARPIIKGKVKIGKAKIHDYVLPKEIVYLLGGFGGVLLLAGLILVLVGLNHMPGTLKPWGFVLLGLGWCFILMSMILCCHAFCIKPTRSNPNYINSQEPRVVVVKKGTKKAQLQVVPTQAAAGGGSITIVQPTHHTPAIVVAQTSAGTTPEYEDRSLKRDVSGGSWSSRPTSAVAEKDFDFQYYSANQVGENYGQQGGEQRQVIVVQQAPQNAASVQAQNSGFVTVQQNETKRAGGKQFYIPSSAQASYAQRGQKGGSGSQAFAKSNEQQVFVVQQSPSLQQRSFTPIGHDQQILVVQQSPSLQQRQIIAHQQPIHQPVPQHIESRSEQSTIVYQDQQNIASPGAVLYRPPPSGGVNEHHETKTVTSSTSYGNDIAGNMAGTSSGHITAQDQPILVQTVNFNPQPQRATMGESSSMVQQSGVAMGSNIPIQQAGGAGGQYQNEYSYSYSYQHGDQHAASAASGSTEYPRRGSLYDN; from the exons ATGGCGAGGCCGATAATCAAGGGAAAAGTGAAAATAGGGAAAGCCAAGATCCATGATTATGTCTTACCAAAAGAGATTGTATATTTACTAGGTGGATTTGGAGGTGTTTTACTGTTAGCAGGCCTCATACTTGTTCTCGTTGGTCTCAATCATATGCCAGG CACATTGAAACCATGGGGATTTGTACTTTTGGGACTAGGTTGGTGTTTCATACTTATGTCCATGATACTGTGCTGTCATGCTTTCTGCATAAAACCAACTCGCAGTAATCCTAACTATATCAACAGCCAG GAACCTCGAGTTGTAGTCGTGAAGAAAGGAACTAAGAAAGCGCAGCTTCAAGTTGTTCCTACACAAGCTGCAGCTGGTGGGGGAAGTATTACCATCGTGCAACCAACTCATCACACACCTGCGATAGTCGTCGCTCAAACATCTGCTGGTACAACTCCTGAGTACGAAGATCGTTCATTGAAGCGTGATGTAAGTGGTGGTTCGTGGTCGTCACGACCAACCTCTGCTGTTGCCGAAAAAGACTTCGACTTTCAGTACTACAGCGCAAATCAGGTCGGTGAAAACTACGGTCAACAAGGGGGCGAACAGCGCCAGGTTATAGTCGTGCAACAAGCCCCGCAGAATGCCGCATCAGTTCAAGCACAAAATAGTGGTTTTGTTACTGTGCAACAAAACGAAACGAAGCGAGCGGGAGGTAAACAGTTTTATATCCCATCAAGCGCACAAGCGTCGTATGCACAGAGGGGGCAGAAAGGGGGATCTGGTTCACAGGCTTTTGCTAAAAGTAATGAGCAGCAGGTTTTTGTTGTACAACAAAGTCCAAGTTTACAGCAGCGCAGTTTTACCCCTATTGGACACGACCAACAGATTCTAGTTGTACAACAAAGTCCATCACTTCAACAACGCCAAATCATAGCGCATCAACAACCTATCCACCAACCTGTACCACAACATATTGAAAGTAGAAGCGAACAGTCGACGATTGTATATCAAGATCAACAGAATATTGCCTCTCCAGGGGCTGTATTGTATCGCCCACCCCCTAGTGGTGGGGTAAATGAACACCACGAAACTAAAACGGTGACTTCATCGACGTCGTACGGTAACGATATTGCGGGGAATATGGCTGGAACATCATCGGGGCATATAACCGCTCAAGACCAACCGATCCTCGTTCAAACCGTTAATTTCAATCCGCAACCGCAAAGGGCTACAATGGGAGAATCTAGTAGTATGGTACAGCAATCTGGTGTAGCTATGGGGTCGAATATACCGATACAACAAGCCGGCGGTGCTGGCGGCCagtatcaaaatgaatattcatACTCATATTCCTATCAACATGGAGATCAGCACGCGGCATCAGCAGCAAGCGGTAGTACAGAATATCCAAGAAGGGGAAGTCTTTATGATAACTAA
- the LOC141900352 gene encoding E3 ubiquitin-protein ligase RNF103-like — translation MWWKLLLLCIYAFVLFVLARMLEAFAWYESGYISSRFIDPWTLSVRKLKLLLDERGVSYRGVLERRELTELISASGDVMEGEVESSIQEEEDSTAVVSRNFTGETHFFEEVEDRKDSVWIIHVKGENHPPLLSDSDWNILIRKLKKFGVRSGMFDCSNDWRLCSRKNWYTSRVILALPQGFKAKDNITLKNYKGATKVSSIFDWINRNVASRIKTINDYNELKKDWFEFEKVRRKSELRVLFFTYIEPPPMFLSFLSVEFTGRAKFGTVNIHSREGKSILKRLVHKPPTYMVLTDKTNYTYASERADYASYNAMELYLKCLYPETNDVFIFSLILINLCCMLEFFVRQGGPFTRAWKLMLCLGKYNCVLLLFWLPTLGLLQFPRADRVIDNLLHYFRYISGSSMFSLIRTDILHPPLSLPSFALTFVLYGILVGIIEYKRTGGVEEDQNVGSDWWSGVWDDYTNYLFQPMASLTRPMSPQDLDLEEGMELLIERLAVPDLWLHPMISTDYIKDLPVWLYTGRHEPTSSDDFTSDTDGNESSGDSTDPQYPPAAVGERGAINLAGLSEASCVKLVMDGNYKCMCHSKEIENKSATNAKKNGTQSPESKVEVKKNSPTSNRNGSPPGMMYSTECVICLEAYKYGMALCGLPCGHSFHEQCILEWLSRDHHWCPLCRWPTYKPHPCKIRSHID, via the exons ATGTGGTGGAAACTATTGCTACTGTGCATTTACGCATTCGTGCTGTTCGTTCTGGCGCGAATGCTCGAAGCTTTCGCTTGGTACGAGTCGGGATATATCAGCAGTCGTTTCATTGACCCCTGGACCCTCAGCGTCCGTAAATTGAAACTTCTTCTAGATGAGAGAGGAGTGAGCTATCGCGGTGTTTTAGAAAGACGTGAACTGACAGAGTTGATTTCTGCATCAG GTGATGTAATGGAAGGTGAAGTTGAATCATCGATTCAGGAAGAGGAAGACTCCACGGCAGTCGTCAGTCGTAATTTCACCGGTGAAACGCACTTCTTCGAAGAGGTTGAAGATCGTAAAGACAGCGTGTGGATTATCCACGTGAAGGGCGAAAATCATCCTCCACTATTGAGTGACAGTGATTGGAATATTCTTataagaaaactgaaaaaattcGGAGTCAGGAGTGGAATGTTTGATTGTTCCAATGATTGGAG GTTGTGTTCACGGAAGAATTGGTACACGTCGCGTGTAATCTTAGCTCTTCCTCAGGGATTCAAAGCGAAGGACAACATAACGCTGAAGAATTATAAAGGCGCGACTAAAGTCAGTTCAATATTCGACTGGATCAATCGCAACGTCGCGTCTCGAATAAAAACTATCAACGACTACAACGAACTGAAAAAAGACTGGTTCGAATTCGAGAAAGTTCGCCGTAAATCGGAATTACGCGTTTTGTTCTTCACGTATATCGAACCGCCGCCGATGTTCCTGTCGTTTCTCAGCGTCGAGTTCACCGGTCGCGCCAAATTCGGAACGGTGAATATTCATTCGCGTGAAGGAAAGAGTATCCTGAAACGCCTCGTGCATAAACCTCCCACTTACATGGTCCTAACCGATAAAACGAATTATACGTACGCTTCTGAACGTGCCGATTACGCCTCTTACAACGCtatggaactttatttgaagTGTTTATATCCTGAAACTAATGATGTCTTTATATTTAGTTTGATTCTTATAAACCTGTGTTGTATGTTGGAGTTTTTTGTCCGACAGGGCGGCCCTTTTACCAGAGCGTGGAAACTGATGTTATGTTTAGGCAAGTATAACTGCGTGctattattattttggttaccGACGTTAGGTTTGTTACAGTTTCCACGCGCCGATCGGGTCATCGATAATCTCCTTCATTATTTCCGTTATATTTCCGGGTCGTCGATGTTTTCGTTGATTCGTACGGATATTCTTCATCCGCCGTTGAGTTTGCCGTCGTTCGCGTTGACGTTCGTCCTCTACGGAATCCTCGTCGGTATTATCGAGTATAAAAGGACGGGCGGGGTCGAAGAGGACCAAAATGTCGGTAGCGATTGGTGGAGCGGAGTGTGGGACGACTATACTAATTACTTATTCCAACCGATGGCGTCCCTGACTCGACCGATGAGTCCGCAAGATTTAGATTTGGAAGAAGGAATGGAATTGTTGATCGAAAGATTGGCTGTTCCGGATTTATGGTTGCACCCGATGATATCGACCGATTATATCAAAGATTTACCGGTCTGGTTGTACACGGGTCGACATGAACCGACGAGTTCCGACGATTTCACATCGGATACAGATGGAAACGAGAGCAGCGGCGATAGCACCGACCCGCAATATCCACCAGCAGCCGTCGGCGAACGAGGCGCCATTAATCTTGCCGGTCTGAGCGAAGCTTCGTGCGTTAAACTGGTGATGGACGGCAATTATAAATGTATGTGTCATTCGAAAgaaatcgagaataaatcgGCGACCAACGCGAAGAAAAACGGTACGCAGTCACCGGAATCGAAAGTCGAGGTAAAGAAAAATTCACCGACGTCGAATAGAAATGGTTCTCCACCCGGCATGATGTATAGCACTGAATGTGTTATCTGTCTCGAAGCGTATAAATATGGTATGGCATTATGTGGTTTACCTTGTGGTCATTCATTCCACGAGCAATGTATCTTAGAATGGTTGTCTCGAGATCATCATTGGTGTCCGCTGTGTCGATGGCCAACGTACAAACCTCATCCTTGTAAGATAAGATCTCATATCGATTGA
- the LOC141898648 gene encoding delta(24)-sterol reductase-like produces MASRTLSERIFEYILVNYRWVFVCIFLLPISVVYDVFFYCRNYLIFKFNSAPKQHDKKVKNVQKQVRQWVDDGCPNQMCTARPGWMTVSFRVGKYKKHMRNIEVNLIDILNVDAERQVVKVEPLATMGQITATLNPLGWTLPVLPELDDLTVGGLIMGVGIETSSHKYGLFQHCCVSYELVMADGSVVTCSKDENPDLFYAVPWSYGTLGFLVSAEIKIIPAKRFVKVEYKPAYSLEDAVSLFTSETAKNENNDFVEGLMFSENNAVIMTANMVDTAEVNKINPIGEYSKPWFFKHVERFLKAGPSVEYIPLRHYYHRHTRSIFWELQDIIPFGNNPIFRHLCGWMVPPKISLLKLTQGETVKRMYEENQMIQDMLVPMNELASALKCFHQEVELYPLWLCPFTLPANPGMVHPKGDQPELYVDIGAYGTVPKKKNYNAVETTRRIEKFVRDVNGFQMLYADSYMTREEFRQMFDHSLYDKQRENLNAKKAFPDIYDKVSRAARD; encoded by the exons ATGGCTTCCAGAACGCTATCGGAgagaatatttgaatatattctcGTGAATTACAGATGGGTTTTTGTTTGTATATTTCTGCTGCCCATTTCAGTCGTTTATGATGTATTCTTCTACTGTAGAAATTActtgattttcaaattcaacagCGCTCCAAAACAACACGACAAAAAAGTCAAGAATGTGCAAAAACAG gTCAGACAGTGGGTGGACGATGGTTGCCCGAATCAGATGTGTACAGCGAGACCTGGTTGGATGACGGTCAGCTTCAGAGTTGGAAAATACAAGAAACACATGAGAAATATTGAAGTCAATCTGATTGATATTCTTAATGTCGATGCAGAGAGACAAGTCGTCAAAGTGGAACCTCTGGCGACCATGGGTCAAATTACTGCTACATTAAACCCCCTAGGATGGACATTACCAGTTCTACCGGAATTAGATGATCTCACTGTTG GTGGTCTAATAATGGGTGTGGGAATTGAGACCTCGTCGCACAAGTAcggattatttcaacattgcTGCGTATCGTATGAATTAGTGATGGCTGATGGAAGTGTAGTTACATGCAGTAAA GATGAAAATCCCGATCTTTTCTATGCTGTTCCGTGGTCGTACGGAACTCTTGGGTTTTTAGTTTCCGCAGAAATCAAGATCATTCCCGCCAAAAGATTCGTGAAAGTAGAATATAAGCCGGCGTACTCATTAGAAGATGCAGTCAGTTTATTCACTAGTGAAACGGctaagaatgaaaataatgattttgtcgAAGGATTGATGTTTTCTGAGAATAACGCTGTTATAATGACTGCAAATATGGTTGATACTGCCGAAGTGAATAAG ATAAATCCTATCGGAGAATATTCAAAGCCTTGGTTTTTCAAGCATGTAGAACGTTTTCTGAAAGCAGGCCCATCTGTAGAATATATTCCACTCAGACATTATTATCACCGACATACTCGTAGTATTTTCTGGGAATTGCAG GATATCATTCCATTTGGTAATAATCCGATATTCCGTCATCTGTGCGGTTGGATGGTGCCACCAAAAATCTCTCTACTCAAACTGACTCAAGGAGAAACGGTCAAACGCATGtatgaagaaaatcaaatgatacAAGATATGCTTGTGCCGATGAATGAGTTGGCTTCTGctctgaaatgtttccatcAAGAAGTGGAG CTGTATCCACTATGGCTATGTCCATTCACTCTACCAGCAAACCCCGGAATGGTTCATCCTAAAGGCGATCAACCAGAATTGTACGTAGATATTGGTGCCTACGGGACTGTACCGAAAAAGAAGAACTACAACGCCGTTGAAACTACGAGGAGAATTGAGAAATTTGTTCGCGACGTTAATGG TTTTCAGATGTTGTATGCAGATTCTTATATGACGAGAGAAGAATTTCGTCAGATGTTTGATCATTCTCTGTATGATAAACAGCGTGAGAATCTGAATGCTAAGAAAGCATTCCCGGATATTTATGATAAAGTCAGCCGAGCCGCTCGAGATTAA
- the LOC141898647 gene encoding E3 ubiquitin-protein ligase UHRF1-like, translating into MWIQVRSMDGKKSIRVDGLSKLTKIDDLRQKLIEPFDAPPERQRLFYRGKQLVDGHTLYDYDMTQNGIIQIMVRSVLQPITTTVTSTVTKDEDVEDKENIAPSASSSSDSQNNGLVDDTGATYKIGDLIDARDPTMGAWFEGKIVKLEPMTAKTVDSQSNEPTSQSTTSEDNSESSNGTKTSSDNSENDAMKTDENQNQKDSKVKSESEMDTSALKEKPIDDGFRYSIVFEGYEEDENTEVLLKDIRPRARETIKFKNAEVGEKVMINYNYDEPEERGYWYDAIITNKRDTRTVKELFGTIFLGPDLTPLENCKIVFIDEVMKIEDSSDHVVNMKDVESGVQQTPTKRKNKPNCDECQDNPRRKCKFCSCSTCGGKSDPEKQILCDECDQAFHIFCLDPPLTDIPEEDEWYCPLCKNDENEVVKAGEKLKASKKKAKMASATSKTGRDWGKGMACVGRTKMCSIVPPNHFGPIPGIEVGTLWKYRVQVSEAGVHRPHVAGIHGREEDGAYSIVLSGGYEDDHDDGEEFTYTGSGGRDLSGNKRTAEQSCDQLLTRMNKALAKTCNAPLDNKNGSESKDWKGGKPIRVVRNCKGRKHSKFAPEDGNRYDGIYKVVKYWPAKGKSGFIVWRYLLRRDDPIPAPWTKAGKKKIEQLGLEMQYPEGYLEAQKEKEEKESKGKGKRSKKQSDGENSDTAPETPPAKKAKLAAFKVPEEIEKLIEEDVQNKKLWDDAMEHVNEGAQKFHAYVEELFACICCQDIVFKPITTKCNHNICKQCMVRSFKAEVFSCPCCRTELGKDYSLATNKTLIQILNSMYPGYENGR; encoded by the exons ATGTGGATACAAGTTCGTAGCATGGATGGTAAGAAGTCCATCCGAGTTGATGGACTGTCAAAGCTTACAAAGATCGATGATCTGAGGCAGAAATTGATCGAGCCATTCGATGCGCCACCAGAACGTCAACGTCTGTTTTACCGCGGAAAACAA TTAGTTGATGGACATACATTGTATGATTATGATATGACACAGAATGGTATTATACAAATAATGGTTCGATCTGTACTTCAACCTATCACTACAACCGTTACTAGTACAGTTACTAAAGATGAAGATGTCGAAGATAAAGAGAATATTGCCCCTTCAGCGTCTTCATCTTCTGATTCTCAAAATAATGGTTTAGTTGATGATACAGGAGCAACTTATAAG ATTGGTGATTTAATTGACGCTAGGGATCCGACAATGGGAGCTTGGTTCGAAGGCAAGATCGTGAAACTAGAACCAATGACGGCGAAAACAGTCGATTCGCAATCAAATGAACCAACATCACAATCTACTACTTCAGAGGACAACTCTGAATCTAGTAATGGAACCAAAACATCTTCGGACAATAGTGAAAATGATGCAATGAAGACTGATGAAAATCAAAACCAGAAAGACAGTAAGGTGAAAAGTGAAAGTGAAATGGATACAAGTGCGTTGAAAGAGAAACCAATTGACGATGGATTCAGATATAGTATAGTGTTTGAAGG TTAtgaagaagatgaaaataCTGAAGTCCTATTGAAGGATATTCGACCACGCGCTCGTGAAACTATCAAATTTAAGAACGCTGAAGTTGGAGAAAAGgtcatgatcaattacaattatGACGAACCGGAAGAAAGAGGATATTGGTATGACGCCATCATAACAAACAAGCGAGATACGAGAACTGTTAAGGAATTGTTCGGAACTATATTTTTAGG ACCTGACCTCACTCCGcttgaaaattgtaaaatagttttcatcgATGAAGTCATGAAAATAGAAGATTCGAGCGACCATGTCGTGAATATGAAGGATGTTGAATCCGGAGTACAACAAACGCCGACAAAAC GTAAAAATAAACCAAACTGCGACGAGTGTCAAGATAATCCTCGTAGAAAATGTAAATTCTGTTCATGTTCGACGTGTGGTGGAAAAAGTGATCCAGAGAAACAGATTCTGTGCGATGAATGTGATCAGGCATTCCATATATTCTGCCTTGATCCTCCATTAACCGATATACCTGAAGAAGATGAATG GTATTGTCCGTTGTGtaagaatgatgaaaatgaagttGTCAAAGCTGGAGAAAAATTGAAAGCGAGTAAAAAGAAGGCTAAAATGGCTTCAGCGACGAGCAAAACCGGTCGAGATTGGGGGAAG GGAATGGCGTGTGTTGGAAGaacaaaaatgtgttcgatTGTTCCTCCAAATCATTTCGGTCCGATACCTGGAATCGAAGTAGGAACGCTTTGGAAATATAGAGTTCAG GTTAGTGAAGCTGGTGTGCACCGTCCGCATGTGGCTGGTATCCACGGTCGGGAAGAAGATGGGGCGTATTCGATCGTATTGAGTGGTGGTTACGAAGACGATCACGATGACGGAGAGGAATTTACTTACACTGGCAGCGGAGGACGAGATCTCAGCGGTAATAAGCGAACTGCTGAACAATCTTGTGATCAATTGTTAACCAGAATGAATAA GGCTTTGGCGAAAACTTGCAATGCCCCTCTCGACAATAAGAATGGATCTGAATCGAAGGATTGGAAAGGTGGAAAGCCTATACGCGTGGTACGCAATTGTAAAGGCAGAAAACATTCCAAATTTGCACCTGAAGACGGTAATCGCTATGACGGAATTTATAAG GTTGTGAAATACTGGCCGGCTAAAGGTAAATCCGGGTTTATAGTTTGGCGTTATTTATTGAGAAGAGATGATCCAATTCCTGCTCCGTGGACTAAAGCTGGTAAGAAAAAGATCGAACAATTGGGGCTTGAGATGCAGTATCCTGAAGGTTATTTAGAGGCCCAGAAAgagaaagaagaaaaagagaGTAAAGGAAAAGGAAAGAGGTCGAAAAAACAAAGTGATG GTGAAAACAGTGATACAGCCCCCGAGACACCACCTGCAAAGAAGGCTAAACTAGCTGCATTTAAGGTTCCTGAAGAAATTGAGAAATTGATTGAAGAAGATGTACAGAATAAGAAACTCTGGGATGATGCTATGGAACATGTCAATGAAGGTGCTCAG AAATTCCATGCCTACGTGGAAGAGTTATTTGCGTGTATTTGTTGTCAAGATATTGTCTTCAAACCAATCACTACTAAGTGTAACCATAATATCTGTAAG CAATGTATGGTGCGGTCATTCAAAGCTGAAGTTTTCAGTTGTCCATGCTGTCGTACGGAACTCGGTAAAGACTATAGTCTGGCGACGAACAAAACTCTTATACAAATTCTGAACAGTATGTATCCTGGTTATGAAAATGGAAGATAA